CGAAAACTATATTCACAGCGAAGCGGATATCTTCGTCGAACAAAACGAACTCACTGATGAACTGGTCGGGGCCGGTTTCAATCAAGACGAGATTTACAAAGCACTGGACTGGCTGGAGCAATTGGCCGATTTACAGCAGTCTGATGAAATTCCTTATTTAAACGCCCGCCCGGATAGCGCGATCCGGATCTACACTGAGCAAGAATGTGCCATGCTGGACATCGAATGTCGGGGCTTTTTGATGTTTGTTGAGCAAATAGGTGTGATAGATTGCACTACCCGTGAAATGGTCATAGACCGCTTATGTGCACTGGATAAACCAGCTATTTGCCTGGACGATTTAAAATGGGTGATCCTGATGGTGCTATTCAATGTTCCAGGTAAAGAACATGCCTATGCCCAGATGGAGGATCTGATCTTCGAAGAGCCCACAGGTCCGCTGCATTAACCCCTTACATTCACTGAGGGGCACGGTTTTGTTAGGTCAGGCGAATTGCCTGGCTGACGCTTCTTTGTTCCTTATATCTCTTTCCCTTGATACTATTACGAACGCACTGCCATTGAGGTGAAGTAGACGGGGA
The Pseudoalteromonas viridis DNA segment above includes these coding regions:
- a CDS encoding DUF494 family protein, with protein sequence MFDILMYLFENYIHSEADIFVEQNELTDELVGAGFNQDEIYKALDWLEQLADLQQSDEIPYLNARPDSAIRIYTEQECAMLDIECRGFLMFVEQIGVIDCTTREMVIDRLCALDKPAICLDDLKWVILMVLFNVPGKEHAYAQMEDLIFEEPTGPLH